In Pseudomonadota bacterium, the DNA window GCAGTGGCGCCGCTGCCCGACGAGAGCGGAGGCAGGCGACTCGTGGCCTGGGTGGTGGCCTCGGTTGCGACGTGCGCATCGCTGCCGACGTGGATGGCCGAACGCGTGCCCGCCTTCCTCGTGCCTTCTGCGTTCATCGCCCTCGACACGCTGCCGCTCACCGCCAACGGCAAGGTGGATCTGCGCGCGCTGCCTTCCGCAACGATGGCGCCTGCGCCACGTCACGTCGCTCCGCGAGACGACCTCGAGCGCTCCCTGGTGGAGATCTGGGAGACCGTGCTCGACGTGACCCCCATCGGGGTGACCGATGGCTTCTTCGACCTCGGCGGGCACTCGCTGTCGGGCGCCCGCGTCGTGGCGCACATCGAGCAACACCTCGGCTGTCGAATCTCGCTGACCACGCTCTTCGAGGCCCAGACCATTTCGCGTGTAGCCGCAGCGATCCGGGGAGACTCGGTTGCGACCCCCCCCGACACCATCGTGCCCCTCGAGGTGCACGAAGACGGCACGCCCATGTACTGGGTCCACTCGCTGGGCGGAGACGCGGGGGGCGGCTTCTTCTACTACCGACCGGTGTCCCGGCGCATGGCGCCAGAGCACTCAAGCTTTGGCGTCCGCGCGCCGAAGCGGTCGTTCGACCGCATCGCACCCATGGCCGAAGCCTACGTCAACGCCCTGCTCGCCGTTCACCCTGGCGGTCCGCTGAACATCGGAGGCTTCTGCTTCGGCGGCATCGTGGCATACGAGATGGGGCGCCTGCTGCGCGCGCGAGGCTGCGAGATGGGGGTCGTGGTGCTGGTGGACACGGCACGCCCCGACCACGCCACAGAGGGGAAGCCTTCTCTGGGCAGGCGTGCTGCCCGCCACGTGCGCACACTTGCCGCCATGACCTGGGGCCAGCGCTGGCGCACGGCGAAAAAAAAGGTGCGCAGCTTGATCAGAAAGGTGAAGAGCCCCTCAGACAGCAGATCGAGCCACCTCGTTCCCCTCGAGGACGCCATGGATCTCAGCGCCTACCCGCCAGACTACATCGACGCCGCGAAACGTCACTGGGAAGCCCTGCAGCGCTACGCGCCAGGCCGCTACGACGGCCGCGTGCTGCTATTCTGCGAAGACGGCGACGACGCGACGATAGACGGCTGGAGGCGCCTCATCGACGGCCCCCTCGAGGTCCACCCCATGTCGTGCCCGCACGACGCCATGATGGAAGCGCCCAACGCTGCGCGCATCGCCGAAGTGCTGCGCGCGGCGCTGAGGGGCAACGGCAGAGGCTGAGGGGCAACGGCAGAGGCTGAGGGGCCTCGCTTCGTCGATTGTTCGGATTCTTCTTGCCGAACAGCGCTGAGCAGAAGCTGTAGTGAAGCCGATGCTCATCATTCGGCTGGAATCAGGCCCGAACAGATTTCGAGGAACTCATTTCGAGAATCTCGAAATGTACAACCAGCAGCACAGAACACCCCGTGCGCCGCACGCCAAAACCGGCAGTGAGGCCTTGCCATGAACACGATCCACGCGATGCAACCGCGCCCTCCCGTCAGCGACGAAGAGCTTGCACGAAGCCGATTCCACGCTGATGAAGCCTACGACCCGGCCATCCTTGGGCAGGTCGTGAACACCGCGGGCGTGCGGGTTCTCGTGTACGACGAGTTTGCGGTGTACGACATCCACGCGCATCTGCTGCACGCGGGCAAAGGGCTGTCAGAAGACGAGATCAGCGCGCTGGTCGAAGAATCAGAAGACATCATCAGCTACAACGACCAACCCGAGATCAACTGGCCCCATCGGTGGGTTCTCGTGGCCGAGTGCGCCGAAGACGACCTGCCCAAGACCCCTGAAGAAGCGGAAGACCAAGAGGGGCTGTGCTGGCTGCGTCTTGATGACATATGCTACGTACGCGACCAGGAGAGCCTTGATTGGGAGGGATATGCCCGCACCCAGCTGCTCGACGGAGATGACGAAGAAGAATACGACGACGAAGAAGAAGCGCACGAAGACGACGAGCCCGCCTGACGCTGCTCGCGTTGACGGGCTCGATTCACACAGCGCATCGTGGCGACGTCGATCAGACTGCTACGAAGAGACGTTGCTCGGCGTCGAGCGAGATGCCCTGAGGGGAGGCCGGGCTGCCATCGTGGGTGATGGCGATGCGCTCGATGGAACCGGTGCCAGCATTGAACAAGATCACCTGTGCCGTGGCAGGATCACTCACGTACACCGTGCCGTCGGTCGCCACCTCGACGTCGTACGGGTACGACAGCACTTCGACCCCACCGATGCCGCGAAGATAAGCGCCGCGCAGCGTGTAGACCTGCACGCGGCCGTTGCCCGTGTCGACCACATAGACCTCTTGCTCGATGACGGCCACGCCCATGGGGCCGTTCAGATTGGAACCCGTCAGACCGAAGCCACCGAACGAGAACTTGAACTCCCCGTTCAGGCTGAAGGCCTGCACGCGGTGTGCGGCGGCGTCAGACACGTACAGACAGTCGTTCGACCCCACGTCGATGCAGTTGGGCGACAGGAACTGGCCGTCACCGGTGCCATACGTGCCGAACTGCCCGACCGCAACCCCGTCAGCGTCGAGGATCTGCACCCGCGCGTTGCCCGCGTCGACCACATAGATGTAGCCATTCGGCGCGTAGACGAGATCGCTCGGACCGTTGAACCGGCCAAGCTGGGTGCCCTGGCCCCCCGTCGTCCATCTCCTGTCACCGTGGGCCTCCTTGGCGAAGAGCGTGTTCGCGGACTCATCAATGCCGAACAGGGTTCCCGTGCCGTTGAACGTGAAGGCGTCGACGCGAGACGTGACAATCGGAGCGCCCCCCGCCACCGCGGCATCGGTTCCGAGCAGCGGCGAGCCCGTGGCCGACAAGCCGCTTGCGCTACCGCCTCCGCAGCCCGCCTGGGTGAGCACAACCAGACCCAGGGAAGCGGAAGCCACTGACAGAAATTCGCGCCGTCTCATGCGTTCAGACCTCCAGCGTGTATGCGGTCTGGAGTTCCCCGTCGAACGCCGCCCCCCTGCCGCCCCGAGGCGCTAACATGAAAAGAAGTCGACGCTCGTGCAGGGAATCGGCACGTTGAAGCCGCAATGACCTGTGCAGCAGCGCTCTCCCCGCGTCGTGGTGCCCGTCCGAACGGGCAAGAAGGGCCGCAGACGAGATCGCGCACCGAAGTGAAGGGCGACAGGTACGCATGGCTGATTGCTTCTTAGGCGAAGTCCAGATATTCGCAGGCAACTTCGCGCCCGCCGGCTGGGCTTTGTGCCAAGGCCAGCTGCTGAGCATCGCTCAATACGACGCGCTTTACAATCTCATCGGCACCACCTATGGGGGAGACGGCGTGAGCACGTTCGCGCTCCCCGACCTGCGCGGGCGGCTCGTGCTGCACGCCGGAGGACAGGGCGGCTCGAAGTACGCCACGGGTCAGACAGGGGGCAGCGCCACCCAGACCCTCACCGCCGCCAACCTCCCGCCCCACACGCACGCGTTGCAGGCAAGCTCGGCCGCGGGCACGCAAGCCTCACCCACCAATGCCTACCCCGCGGCCGGCCAGAGCTACGCCACCACGGCCACAGCCACAATGGCGGCCGACACGGTGGGGTCGACGGGTGGCAGCCAGCCGTTCTCGGTGCAGCAGCCCTTCGTCGGCATCAACTACATCATCTCGCTCTCCGGAATCTACCCCGCCCAATCTTGAACTGTGGAGGTGTGCCATCGTGGCTGACGCGTTCCTGGGCTCCCTGAAGATCGTATCGTTCAAATTCGCCCCCCGCGGTTGGGCCCTCTGCAACGGCGCAACCATGCCCATCAACCAGAACCAGGCGCTGTACTCCCTGCTCGAAATCACCTACGGTGGCAACGGTGTCAACACATTCAACCTGCCAGACCTGCGAGCTCGCGTGCCCATCCATCAAGGGCAGTCCCCGAGCAGCGGAACACAGTACGTCATGGGCCAGCAACAAGGCGCAGAGCAGGTGACATTGACGCAGGCAACCATGCCGATGCACGTTCACGCCGTGAACGCGACGACCACCACCGACACCACAGGCTCGTCGGTGGGCAACCACTTCGCGGCGGGCGGCACTGCCTACGCCACCAGCACCGATGCCTCGATCCTGGCAACCGACGCGGTCGGTCTCGGTCCAGGCAACAACACTCCCGTCGACATCCGGCAGCCGTTCGTCGCCATGAACTACGTCATCGCCCTGCAGGGCATCTACCCCTCGCGGGGCTGACGAAAAGCGAGCAGGAGAGAATCACATGGAGAGCTTCATCGGCGCAATCACCCTCTGCGGCTTCAACTTCGCCCCACGCGGCTACGCCACGTGCAACGGTCAGATCTTGCCGATCCAGCAGAACACCGCATTGTTCTCGCTGATCGGAACCTACTATGGGGGCAACGGCATGCAGAACTTCGCCCTGCCCAACCTGGCGGGACAGACGGTGATCATGCCAGACGGCAACCAGGTACCCTACATCGGTGAGATCGGGGGTACCGAGGCCAGAACCCTGCTTCTCCCCAATCTCCCTCCCCACACCCATACCATCGCGGCAAGCAGCAACACAGGCGCAAGCGGGCCGGTGGCACACTACCCCGGGGGCAGCGGCAGCTACGACGCGGCCGCAGCCAACACGACCATGGCGCCTCTCGCCCTCGCACCCGCCGGCCAGAACCTCCCCATATCGCTCATGAAGCCATACACCGTGATGAACTTCGTCATTGCGCTGTACGGCATCTTCCCTCCGCGCAGTTGACGCAGCGCCCTGCCCGCGAATCCGATGGCGCGTTCCTGCGCCAGCTGTACGAAGACGTGCGCGCCCGCGACATCGCCGCGTGGGGCCCCATGGCCGAGACCCTGGTCCCCATGCAGCTGCGTGCCCAGGAAGGGTCGTACCGCGCCCAGTTCCCCGACGCCGACCACCGCATCATCGAATGCGACGGAGTCGCGGTGGGGCGATGCATCGTGTGGCGCTCAGCCCACGAGATTCGGGTCGTCGACGTCGCCCTGCTCGCCGCCCACCGCGGACGCGGCCTTGGCACGGCGGTGCTGACCCCCCTCTGCGACGAGGCCCGGCAGACAGGCAGACCGCTGCGGCTGCACGTCGACGCAATGAACGAAGCCGCCCGTCGTCTCTATGAGCGTCTGGGCCTGCGGGTCACCGAGCTGGTCGGTGTGCAGTGGGCCATGAGCCTCGACCCAGTCACGCAGGCCAGCCCCACCCTATCCCCCTGAGAGAGAAGCCCCGTGGAGATCAACTCGCGCCTCACCCTCGAGACGTTCCAGCAGAACCTGAACACCACGTTCCGCGCCTACCTGAAAGACGCTGACGCCATCGACCTTACGCTGGTGGGCGCCCGACACATCAAGCGCGATTCGCTGCAAGACATCTTCTCGGTGGCGTTCCGCGGGCCAGCCGATCGCGCCCTCGAACAGGGCACCTACCAGCTCGACCACACGCGTATGGGGGCCTTCCAGATCTTCGTCGTGCCCTACAAGAATGATCAAGGCTTCGTCTTCTACGAGGCCACCTTCAACCGGCTGCTGCGCCCGCTGCGCATCGACTGACATCGCCCCTCGGAGGCCTCTGGCACGCCCCCGACTGCGTCTGCGCCATGCCACACGATCGACCCCCCCTTTTTGAAAAACCCTTCGCGCCTGGGCCTGCAAATCTCGGCAGCACACGTGTCCAACCTGTCACGAAAAGGAAGTTCGGAACAGGAGGACAACCGCAATGATTGGCGGCGGCATGCAGAATGGGGCGGCTCTTGCGCAGCTCCAGAACAACGATTTCTTTCAGGCGCTCTACCTCAAAGATCACGGCTTTCACGCCACACCCAACAAACCTGGCGCTCCCCGTCAGAGCCTCACCGAGTCGTTTGCGCACGGCTATCCCCACACCTCAGACGGCATCTCGCTCTCTCGTGCGGCCCTGCAGATTGCGCAGCAGCAGCGCCAGGAGATGGAGCGATACAGCGGCGGCCCCGTGAGATGGTGCAACGCCCCCAAGCCGTCATCGGTCTACCGATGGGCCCAGCAGCCCAACCACAACCGGGGCAGCGCGTACTTCGCGGAGGGCCAGTGGCTCAACCCTCGTAATCGATGGCACATCGGCCTCTGACCGGCCCGTGCGCGGAATGCGCTACGGCCCCGACAGCCGATCGGCATACCCCGTGAGCTCGACGTAGCCGTTGCCGTTGACGCGGCCATCGGCCGAGGTGATCTTCACCGCCCCCTCCCAGTAGCGAAACGCCCCCTGGAGCTCTTGGTCGGCAGCGAGGGGCTCGACGCGCAGGTCGAGCCCCTCGCTGGGGATGCGCACCCGCCACGACGACGGGTAGGCCGTCTTGCTGTGAGGGCTGCGCCAGGTTGATGTGACGTCGACCTGCACGTCGGCGAGGCGCAGCGGCTTGACCCCGTTCACGGTCATGACGCTGCCGCTCGAGTTGGGGTCGAGGGTGCTGTCACGCCGCCGCATGTGGTAGAGCATGATGTCGCGCCCATCGGAGAGCTGCAGGGCGAACCAGTCCCACCCCACTTCGTCCTTGCTCAGGGCTGAGGTGCTCCACTCGCGGTCGAGCCAGCTCTGACCCGAGACCGAGACGACACGCCCCGCCGATCTCACCGTGCCCGTGGTGCGCAGTCGCGGAATGGAGTAGTAGTACGATGCGTTGGCCGGATCGACGCTCTTGTGCGACAGGCCGTGATCTCCCTGGGCCACCACCTCACGCTCTGGGGTGACCACCAGGTCGATGGAGGCCTCTGGCGTGTCGGCCCGCAGATGGGCGCCATCGCCCTCCGCGCGCATCGACCACGACTCGACCCAGGCGTCGAAGGCCGCCCCTCCGCCGCGGGCCGCCGACCGCGCCCCCGCAAGACCCGCGGCGCCGCGGCTCCAGCGCTCATCGCTGACAAACGCCCCGCGCCGAACGTCGGTGAGCGCGAAGTGCGCGAAATAGACCTGCGAGGCCCCCCACGATGATGGGCGCTTCTGCGCATGCGGCGTGAGGGCGCGCCTGAACACCGTGAGCTGGTATCCATAGTGCCCTCCGTCATCACCGTCGAGATTGCCCGTGTAGTACCACCACTCGGTCTGATACGCAGGGTGAGGCCCGGCGTCTTCCGGGAACACAAAGGGTCGTGGGCGCAGCGCCCGCGCAAAGCCCTCGGTGCCCGCCCCGCCAGACAGCGCATCGGTGACGCTGGCGCCGTTCGCCGTGGCGGCCGACCCGCTGCCCCCTGCAAGCCACACACGCGCGAGCACGCCCCCTACCACGAGCATCACCAGAAACAGCAAGCCTCGTCGCACGCGCATCACTCGCTCCTCAGGGCCTCGGCCGGCGCCACACGCGAGAACCGCCAGGCCGGGTAGATGCCGGCCAGCAGACCAGCAGCCACGGCGATGACGAACGCCGACAGGTAATACTCAAACCGAGGAACGAACGCCATGGTCCACCCGAACGATCGCGGATTCACCACGTGCACCAGGGTATAGGCCAGCAGGGTTCCCACGGGCAGGGCGAGCACGCCCGCCGCAGCCCCCATGAGCCCCGTCTCGATGACGATGGCGCGGGCCAGCTGGTTCACCGTCATGCCCACCGCGCGAAGCACCCCCATCTCGCGGCGTCGCTCGAGCTGCAGCGCCATGAGCGTGCTGAGCACGCCGATGAAGGCCACCAGCATCACCAGCGCGCGCAGCGCGTGGGTGATGGCAAAGGTTCGGTCGAAGATAGAGAGCGCGGTGGCGCGCAGGGTGCGGTTCGACATGATGTCGAGGGCGATGCGCTGGGCGAAGCGCGCCCGCAGCGTGTTGGCGAAGGGCTCCACGTCAACGCCCGACCGCAGGTACACCGCAATCGACGAGATCTGATCGTCGTGCCAGCCCGCGCGGTAGACAGGCCCCGCCATCGAGATCGACCCGCGCTCGGTCCCGTAATCGTAGTAGATCCCCGAGATGGGGAACGACCGCGGCCCATCTTGGGTCGGCAGCGTGATGGCCTGGCCCGGCACGTGACGTATGCCGTGACGATAGGCGAAGGGCTCTGACACGATGACGGCCCCCTGCGCAATGGCACGGCGCACGTCGTCGAGGCTGCCGTCGGTGTAGATGAACTGTCGGTGCGCCACCACGTCACCGTCGACGGCCAGGCAGAACACGAGACCGTAGTCCGGCGTGTCGAGCTTCGTGAGCCGGGCGGTGTCTACGTGATCGACCGGCGCCAGCGCGGCGATCTCACGCGCCACCGCGCGCTCGAGGCTGTCGGAGCGCGAAGCCGTGCCCGCGGGGGTCGAGACGAAGATGTCGGCCTGCAGCGTCACGCCCAGCCAGTCATCGACCGTGCGCCGGAAGCTGCCCACCATCACGTCGAGCCCCACGATGATCGACACCGCCACCATGAGCGCTGCCACCGCCACCGCCGAGCGCGACAGCGATCTCACAACGGCGCGCGACGCCAGCCGCCCCGCAACTCCACCGAAGACGCGTGCCACGGGCCCTGCCAGCTTCATCAGCCCCATGGTTGCCAGGGGGACGAGCAGCGCCGCGCCGATGAACTCGAGCAATATGGCGGCAAACGCAACGTCGACCCGACGCGAGGGCACCGCGAGAATGACCTGGCCGCTCACGAACAGCAGCACGCCCAACGCGCTCACCCACGGCACGGCGCGCCCCACGCGGGCCTCGAGCACCGAACGGCGCAATCCCCCGGCGGGAGGCACGGCGGCAGCCTCCCAGGCCGGCACCACCGCCGATACAAGCGCGGCCCCAACCCCCACGACGAAGCCCTTGATCAGGGTGAACGGCTCGATGGCGGTGTCGGTCACCGTGAGCACGAAGTACAGATCATTGATGGTGCGCGTCACGAGCCGCACCGCCCCCTGCCCGAGCAGCACGCCGAGCCCCAGCCCCAGCAGAGACGCCACGACCCCGAGCGTGAGCGTCTCGGCCATCACCGCCGCGAACAGCTGCTCACGGGTGACCCCGAGGGCACGCAACGTGGCAAAAACACCCCGTCGCTGCACCACGAAGAACGTCACCGTGTTGAACACGAGAAACGCCCCCACCACGAGCGTGAGCAGGCTCACCGCGAAGAGATTGAGCTCGAACGACGCGGTGAGCTGCTCGAGCGATTGCCCGCGCTTTCGCACGGGCTCGATTCGCACCCCCGCGGGAAGCGCCGCCTCGACCCGCCGCAGCACATCGGCATGGTCGTTATCGATGAGGAGATCGATGTGCGAGAGTCTCTCCGGGGTGTCGAACACCTCCTGCGCGGTGGCGATGTCGGCGATGAGCAGTCCGCTGAGCGCGCGCGCCGCCGAAGCGTCGGTGGGCTTGAGAAGGCCCGCCACCGTCAGACGCACCCGTCGACCGCCGCGCGTCACCTCGAGCGGCTGCCCGACGGTGACGCCGAACTGACGCGCCAGGTCGGCCGAGATCAGCACCGCGCCAGGATGGGTGAGGAACGCCGTGAGGTCACCGAGGGGGGCGTCGTGGCTGCCCGTCTGATCGAGCAGATAGCTGCGGAACGCCCCATCGGCAAACGGGTCGACCCCGAGCAGACGCATCATGCGCCCATCAAGCGACACCGCCTCGACGTAGTCCTCGATGACAGGCGCGCATTCGCGAACCCCGAGGTCGACCCGCAGACGGCGGTACAGATCGGCGTCCACGCCCGTTCCCGACCCCACGACCTGATGGGTGGCCTTCCCGGCAAGACTGGCCACGGTGAGGCGAAACGAGCTGCGAACCGATGCATTGGCGATGTCGATGGCCACCACCACGGCCACCCCGATGGCGATGCCCAGCAGCATGAGCGCGGCCTGCAGGCGATGGCCTGCGAGGTGGCGCAGGCCCACGCGCACGAGACGGCCGATCACGGGACGTAGGGCTCGAGGTGCCCGTCGTGCACGGTATACACCGCGTCAGCCAACGCCACGACATCAAGGCTGTGGGTGGCCATGACGAGGGTCTTGCCCGACTCGCGCGTGAGCTTGAGCAGCAGCTCGAGCACCTGGTGCCCGGTCTGCTCATCGAGATTGCCGGTGGGTTCGTCGGCCAGAACGAGGTCCGGATCGTGGGCAAGCGCGCGGGCGATGGCCACGCGCTGCTGCTCTCCGCCGCTGAGTCGGTCGGGCATGGCGTGCGCGCGGTGGCCGAGACCCACGCCCTCGAGCATGCGCTGCCCCGCCTCGCGCGCCTGGTCGACCGGGCGCCCCGCCAGCTCGAGGGGCAGCGTGACGTTCTCGAGCACCGTGAGCGTCGAGATGAGGTTGAAGAACTGGAAGACGATGCCCACGCGATCACGGCGGAAGAGCGTGCGCTCGCGCTCGGGAAGCGCGGTGATCACCGTGTCGCCGATGCGCACGGAACCTGCGTCTGGCGCGTCGATTCCGCTGAGCAGGTTGAGCAGGGTGCTCTTGCCCGAACCGCTCTTCCCGAGAAGCAGGGTGAAGCCCCCTCCACGGAACGTGCAGGTCGCACCACGCAGGATGGGGTGGCGCTCTCCCCCCTCGTCGTACGAGCGGGTGAGGCCCTCGATGTGCACCGGAACAGCCGTCGAGCTCACCCGCGCAGGTTCGCTGCCCGCAGCCCAACAGCCTCCCTGTCATCGTGCCTCTCCCCACCCCTGAAAAGCCGGTGACATGTTCACAAATCCGGACTTGGACCGGGCGGTCCGGCCGCTTAGAATGAGGGCACTTGTTAAAGAAACGTCAATTCGCGCACGGCGTCACCGCCCAACATCATCCAAGCTCAGTTCAACGGGTGGGGCGCCGCGACGATACACCTGAAAGGGGTCCCGAATCGTGATCACCAATGACATCCGTAGCCTCAGCGTCGCGCAGTCCACCCCCCAGACCCGCAGCGCAAACGCCGCGGCCGCTGCGCCGGTCGCCGCGGAACCAACCGACTGCGCCACCCTCAGCGCCACCCCCGCCGCCGAGAAGGCAGCCCCAGCCGCAGCCACCAAGGCCGACGTTGCAGCGCCGGGCAAGCCCGAGTACATGCCTGGGCAGGTGATCGTGAAGTTCGACCGCTCGATGACGAAGAGCGCGGTGGAGAGCCTCGTCAGCCGTCAGGGGCTTACGACGATGAAGCGCTTCGCCATTCCCGAGCAGATGCAGAAGTCGTTCGGCGGTGAGCTCTACCAGTTCAAGGTGCGCGCAGGCGAGACCGTCGAAGATGCCATCAAGCGCATCTCGGGTCAGCCCGGTGTCGCCTATGTCGAGCCCAACTACAAGATCCACATCGACGACCCGAAGACCTCGAGCGACGCCCAGCTCACGAAGTCGCTTCAGGGCGCGCAGCCCGGCAGCGCCGAGGTGGTGCCCAACGACCTCGACTCCCGACTCTGGGGCATTCGCAACAAGGGCCAGAACGGCGGCACCGCGGGCGTCGACGTCGGCGCCGTGGGTGCGTGGAGCAGCACCACCGGAAAGCCGAACGGCCAGGGTGCGCTCATCACCATCATCGACACGGGCCTCGACTACACCCACCCCGACCTCGCCGCCAATGTGTGGACCAACCCGAACGAGATCCCGGGAGACGGCATCGACAACGACAACGACGGGTACGTCGATGACATGCACGGCGCCAACGTCAACGCCAAGACCGGCAATCCGATGGATGACAACGACCACGGCACCCACTGCGCGGGTACCATCGGCGCCGTCGGCAACAACGGCAACGGCATCGTGGGCGTGAACTGGAACGCCACCATCGCCTCGGCGAAGTTCCTCGACGCCAACGGCAGCGGCTCGTACGCAGACGCCATCGAAGCGGTGCTGTACGCCACCCGCATCGGCTCGCGCGTGACCTCGAACTCGTGGGGCGGCGGCGGCTTCAGCCAGGCCCTGTACGATGCCTTCAAGGCCTCCCCGGCCCTACACATCTGCGCCGCGGGCAACGAGAGCTCGAACACCGACAACACCCCCTCCTACCCGGGTGGGTTCGACCTCGACAACATCGTGAGCGTGGCGGCCATCGACCGCAACGGTCACCTCGCCAACTTCTCGAACTACGGCGCCACCACCGTCGACCTGGCGGCCCCAGGCGTCGACATCTACTCGGCCCAGCCGGGTGGCAAGTACCAGAGCTTGAGCGGCACCTCGATGGCGACGCCGCACGTGAGCGGCGTGGCAGGGCTGATCCTGGCCCAGTACCCCGACATCACCAACGAGCAGCTCAAGGCCCGCCTGATGAACACCGTCACCAAGGAAGACGAGCTCGCAGGCAAGATGGTGAGCGGCGGTCGTGTGAACGCAGCCAACGCGCTCGAGAACGACGCGGTTCCGCCGGACACCGTGGGCGACCTCGCGGTGGAGAAGGCCGGCGCCGCCACCATGACC includes these proteins:
- a CDS encoding phage tail protein — protein: MADCFLGEVQIFAGNFAPAGWALCQGQLLSIAQYDALYNLIGTTYGGDGVSTFALPDLRGRLVLHAGGQGGSKYATGQTGGSATQTLTAANLPPHTHALQASSAAGTQASPTNAYPAAGQSYATTATATMAADTVGSTGGSQPFSVQQPFVGINYIISLSGIYPAQS
- a CDS encoding carotenoid 1,2-hydratase, producing MLVVGGVLARVWLAGGSGSAATANGASVTDALSGGAGTEGFARALRPRPFVFPEDAGPHPAYQTEWWYYTGNLDGDDGGHYGYQLTVFRRALTPHAQKRPSSWGASQVYFAHFALTDVRRGAFVSDERWSRGAAGLAGARSAARGGGAAFDAWVESWSMRAEGDGAHLRADTPEASIDLVVTPEREVVAQGDHGLSHKSVDPANASYYYSIPRLRTTGTVRSAGRVVSVSGQSWLDREWSTSALSKDEVGWDWFALQLSDGRDIMLYHMRRRDSTLDPNSSGSVMTVNGVKPLRLADVQVDVTSTWRSPHSKTAYPSSWRVRIPSEGLDLRVEPLAADQELQGAFRYWEGAVKITSADGRVNGNGYVELTGYADRLSGP
- a CDS encoding ABC transporter ATP-binding protein, whose translation is MSSTAVPVHIEGLTRSYDEGGERHPILRGATCTFRGGGFTLLLGKSGSGKSTLLNLLSGIDAPDAGSVRIGDTVITALPERERTLFRRDRVGIVFQFFNLISTLTVLENVTLPLELAGRPVDQAREAGQRMLEGVGLGHRAHAMPDRLSGGEQQRVAIARALAHDPDLVLADEPTGNLDEQTGHQVLELLLKLTRESGKTLVMATHSLDVVALADAVYTVHDGHLEPYVP
- a CDS encoding GNAT family N-acetyltransferase, whose protein sequence is MTQRPARESDGAFLRQLYEDVRARDIAAWGPMAETLVPMQLRAQEGSYRAQFPDADHRIIECDGVAVGRCIVWRSAHEIRVVDVALLAAHRGRGLGTAVLTPLCDEARQTGRPLRLHVDAMNEAARRLYERLGLRVTELVGVQWAMSLDPVTQASPTLSP
- a CDS encoding ABC transporter permease is translated as MIGRLVRVGLRHLAGHRLQAALMLLGIAIGVAVVVAIDIANASVRSSFRLTVASLAGKATHQVVGSGTGVDADLYRRLRVDLGVRECAPVIEDYVEAVSLDGRMMRLLGVDPFADGAFRSYLLDQTGSHDAPLGDLTAFLTHPGAVLISADLARQFGVTVGQPLEVTRGGRRVRLTVAGLLKPTDASAARALSGLLIADIATAQEVFDTPERLSHIDLLIDNDHADVLRRVEAALPAGVRIEPVRKRGQSLEQLTASFELNLFAVSLLTLVVGAFLVFNTVTFFVVQRRGVFATLRALGVTREQLFAAVMAETLTLGVVASLLGLGLGVLLGQGAVRLVTRTINDLYFVLTVTDTAIEPFTLIKGFVVGVGAALVSAVVPAWEAAAVPPAGGLRRSVLEARVGRAVPWVSALGVLLFVSGQVILAVPSRRVDVAFAAILLEFIGAALLVPLATMGLMKLAGPVARVFGGVAGRLASRAVVRSLSRSAVAVAALMVAVSIIVGLDVMVGSFRRTVDDWLGVTLQADIFVSTPAGTASRSDSLERAVAREIAALAPVDHVDTARLTKLDTPDYGLVFCLAVDGDVVAHRQFIYTDGSLDDVRRAIAQGAVIVSEPFAYRHGIRHVPGQAITLPTQDGPRSFPISGIYYDYGTERGSISMAGPVYRAGWHDDQISSIAVYLRSGVDVEPFANTLRARFAQRIALDIMSNRTLRATALSIFDRTFAITHALRALVMLVAFIGVLSTLMALQLERRREMGVLRAVGMTVNQLARAIVIETGLMGAAAGVLALPVGTLLAYTLVHVVNPRSFGWTMAFVPRFEYYLSAFVIAVAAGLLAGIYPAWRFSRVAPAEALRSE
- a CDS encoding phage tail protein, which produces MAASRSRCSSPSSASTTSSRSPESTPPNLELWRCAIVADAFLGSLKIVSFKFAPRGWALCNGATMPINQNQALYSLLEITYGGNGVNTFNLPDLRARVPIHQGQSPSSGTQYVMGQQQGAEQVTLTQATMPMHVHAVNATTTTDTTGSSVGNHFAAGGTAYATSTDASILATDAVGLGPGNNTPVDIRQPFVAMNYVIALQGIYPSRG
- a CDS encoding phage tail protein, which produces MESFIGAITLCGFNFAPRGYATCNGQILPIQQNTALFSLIGTYYGGNGMQNFALPNLAGQTVIMPDGNQVPYIGEIGGTEARTLLLPNLPPHTHTIAASSNTGASGPVAHYPGGSGSYDAAAANTTMAPLALAPAGQNLPISLMKPYTVMNFVIALYGIFPPRS